One genomic segment of Aquipluma nitroreducens includes these proteins:
- a CDS encoding ABC transporter ATP-binding protein, translating to MIHLSNIDKYYDSKFQRTFVLKAVNLEVKEGEFLSIMGPSGSGKSTLLNIIGLLDAPSAGEYSLYYKSVLDLKEKAKVDYHRNFMGFIFQAYHLIEEMTVYENIETPLIYKGVKSKDRQAMVADLLDRFNMVAKKDLFPQQLSGGQQQLVGIARAIIGKPKLLLADEPTGNLQSVQGEMIMETLQQLNNEGMTIIQVTHNEKFAEYGKRIIRLEDGIIRKDVASKIVFSI from the coding sequence ATGATACATTTAAGCAACATCGACAAGTATTACGATTCGAAGTTTCAACGGACTTTCGTGCTGAAAGCCGTTAATCTGGAAGTAAAAGAAGGTGAATTCCTGAGTATTATGGGACCCAGCGGCTCTGGAAAATCAACGCTGCTAAATATTATCGGACTGCTGGATGCCCCATCAGCCGGCGAATATTCGTTGTACTACAAATCGGTTCTCGACCTGAAGGAAAAAGCCAAGGTTGATTATCACCGTAATTTTATGGGATTCATCTTTCAGGCATACCACCTGATTGAAGAAATGACTGTGTATGAAAACATCGAAACTCCACTGATTTACAAAGGCGTAAAAAGTAAAGACCGACAGGCCATGGTAGCCGATTTGCTCGACCGTTTTAACATGGTGGCCAAAAAAGATTTGTTTCCGCAGCAACTTTCGGGCGGACAACAGCAATTGGTGGGCATTGCCCGTGCTATCATTGGCAAACCCAAGCTTTTGCTTGCCGATGAACCCACCGGGAACCTGCAATCGGTTCAGGGCGAAATGATCATGGAAACCCTTCAGCAACTGAATAACGAGGGAATGACCATCATCCAGGTAACCCACAATGAAAAGTTCGCCGAATACGGCAAGCGCATCATTCGGCTGGAAGATGGAATTATCAGGAAAGACGTTGCAAGCAAAATTGTTTTTTCGATATAA
- a CDS encoding ABC transporter permease: MQNIFKSTYRNFVRKPATNLINLVGLAVSLALVITLSVYSYSELTTDNYHKNGKRVFLYSDVNNLPRIYTPGVLKDNIDLSVPGVESTVRIAGTWEAPVFQVAGKDPITSDLIFADEDFFKLFTYKVVEGNPELALKEPMTVVITQSLSEKLFGKETAVGKNLKLNNENELTVKAVIEDPKANSSLSFSALTSIATRKVVMPNEAEFKVWPFCLFQTFVLLKEGTKPDETAKKIAALFPNEMRTKESAAQLTPIKKLHFSQFALFSGNYLHFGDQKKVMVLLLVAALVLIIALVNFINISASQWIERIRQTGVLKVNGASRSNLLFQVISEAFLFFLIALFFAILLIRIFTPYICSYTGIQFNTDLISSPEFLGIAVASTLALSLIFSIIPGLRISSSDAIDNLRRAVELRTKNSISSGILVTSQFAIAIVLIAFTVLVQKQVNFGSSNLGINQDNVIGIRLTPELMGKRDVLKKMLLEKPSVGKISFSQYYPGQPLSYWETKMDAAGEPKQLSYDTFGADAGFFETMGLQLISGRLYSEDLSTDADKVVVNESFARENKLQNPLGVKFFSMNGSVCEIIGVIKDFHYKPVNKPILPLAIRNEPFASYCLLNLQTSDYSALNNTIQDIKKSATGLSPSFPVEISFLDQAIENLYQSELQFRRTFSLFAGCAIVICCLGILAMSLFACQRRIKEIGIRKVNGATISEVMTMLNRDFVKWVLIAFLIATPVAWFVMNKWLESFAYKTELSWWIFALSGVLALGIALLTVSLQSWKAATRNPVEALRYE; this comes from the coding sequence ATGCAAAACATTTTCAAATCAACCTATCGGAATTTCGTCCGGAAACCGGCAACCAACCTGATTAATCTTGTAGGATTGGCGGTTAGTTTGGCATTGGTAATTACCCTTTCGGTGTATTCGTATAGCGAACTGACTACTGATAATTATCACAAAAACGGCAAGCGCGTTTTTCTGTATTCAGATGTGAATAATCTACCGCGAATTTATACGCCCGGAGTGCTGAAAGACAATATCGATTTGAGTGTGCCGGGCGTTGAATCGACTGTTCGCATTGCCGGAACCTGGGAAGCGCCTGTATTCCAGGTTGCAGGTAAAGATCCCATCACGTCGGATCTGATTTTTGCCGATGAAGACTTTTTCAAACTCTTTACTTACAAAGTTGTTGAAGGCAATCCGGAGCTGGCACTGAAAGAACCGATGACAGTGGTGATCACCCAAAGCTTGTCGGAAAAGCTTTTCGGGAAAGAAACTGCGGTGGGAAAAAACCTGAAACTGAATAACGAAAACGAGCTTACCGTTAAGGCAGTGATTGAAGATCCAAAGGCCAATTCAAGCCTTTCGTTCAGTGCATTGACATCAATAGCCACACGAAAAGTAGTCATGCCCAACGAGGCCGAGTTTAAGGTGTGGCCATTCTGCCTTTTCCAAACCTTTGTTCTGTTGAAAGAGGGAACCAAACCAGACGAAACGGCCAAAAAGATTGCAGCTCTTTTCCCAAATGAGATGCGCACTAAAGAGTCGGCGGCACAACTAACGCCCATTAAAAAGCTTCACTTTTCGCAATTTGCCTTGTTTAGCGGCAATTACCTGCATTTCGGCGATCAGAAAAAAGTGATGGTATTGTTGCTGGTAGCAGCTTTGGTGCTCATTATAGCACTGGTCAACTTCATCAATATTTCAGCTTCGCAATGGATCGAACGAATCAGGCAAACTGGTGTGCTGAAAGTCAATGGGGCAAGCCGGTCGAACTTGCTTTTTCAGGTTATTTCAGAAGCATTTCTGTTTTTTCTGATCGCATTGTTTTTTGCCATCTTGCTGATTCGCATTTTTACGCCATACATCTGTAGTTACACCGGAATTCAGTTTAATACTGACCTGATTTCTTCGCCCGAATTTTTAGGCATCGCAGTGGCATCAACGCTGGCATTGAGTTTAATTTTCAGCATCATTCCAGGTCTTCGTATTTCGTCGTCAGACGCAATTGACAACCTTCGGCGGGCGGTTGAACTACGCACCAAAAATTCGATTTCAAGCGGAATTCTGGTGACTTCCCAATTTGCTATTGCCATCGTTTTAATTGCTTTCACGGTTTTGGTGCAGAAACAGGTTAACTTCGGAAGCAGTAACCTAGGCATCAATCAGGACAATGTCATCGGAATCAGGTTAACTCCCGAACTGATGGGCAAAAGGGATGTTCTGAAGAAAATGCTTCTTGAAAAACCTTCCGTAGGAAAAATCTCCTTTTCGCAATATTATCCGGGCCAGCCACTTTCGTATTGGGAAACCAAAATGGATGCTGCAGGCGAACCCAAACAACTGAGTTACGACACCTTTGGAGCCGATGCCGGTTTTTTCGAAACAATGGGATTGCAGCTGATTTCAGGACGCCTTTATTCCGAAGATCTTTCGACCGATGCCGATAAAGTGGTGGTAAACGAAAGCTTTGCCCGCGAGAATAAACTGCAAAACCCACTGGGGGTTAAATTTTTCAGCATGAACGGCAGCGTTTGCGAAATCATTGGCGTGATCAAAGATTTTCATTACAAGCCCGTTAATAAGCCTATTTTGCCCTTGGCCATCCGTAACGAACCGTTTGCCTCCTACTGCCTGCTAAACCTTCAGACATCGGATTATTCGGCATTGAACAACACCATTCAGGACATCAAAAAAAGCGCCACTGGGTTGTCTCCTTCATTTCCGGTGGAAATCAGTTTTCTTGATCAAGCTATCGAAAATTTGTATCAATCGGAATTGCAGTTCCGACGCACTTTCTCGCTGTTTGCCGGGTGTGCCATCGTGATTTGTTGCCTGGGCATTTTGGCTATGTCGCTGTTTGCCTGTCAGCGCCGGATCAAGGAAATCGGTATCCGCAAAGTGAACGGAGCGACAATTTCAGAAGTAATGACGATGCTAAACCGCGACTTTGTGAAATGGGTTTTAATCGCATTTTTAATTGCAACTCCTGTCGCTTGGTTTGTAATGAACAAATGGCTCGAAAGTTTCGCCTACAAAACCGAATTAAGCTGGTGGATTTTTGCGCTTTCCGGAGTTTTAGCGTTAGGAATTGCACTCCTTACGGTTAGCTTGCAAAGCTGGAAAGCAGCTACAAGAAATCCGGTGGAGGCGCTGAGGTATGAATAG
- a CDS encoding phosphatase PAP2 family protein — translation MKTEQLKIAKAISFIGHPLLTMPLFVAVMMFVFEDFEKALLNSALIIGCIFLPLFLRMYIKSRNGTYTNFDVSDRIQRKTLFTFIIPLMIVVTVISFKTSAASNFSLSILFGTILVFISQIINLFVKSSLHVSLNIYLSALVLTADFRIGIAVFLFSGLIAWSRVALGRHTWNEVIFGYCIGLIISATMLYAEGFINQLTKQ, via the coding sequence ATGAAAACAGAGCAACTTAAAATCGCGAAAGCAATCTCTTTCATTGGCCATCCATTGCTGACGATGCCATTATTTGTCGCGGTAATGATGTTTGTATTTGAAGATTTTGAAAAAGCTCTGCTAAATTCAGCATTGATTATTGGGTGTATTTTTCTGCCCTTGTTTCTGCGGATGTATATCAAATCAAGAAATGGAACCTACACCAATTTTGATGTCTCAGACCGGATACAACGCAAAACGCTGTTCACGTTTATTATCCCGTTAATGATTGTTGTAACAGTTATTTCATTCAAGACCAGTGCGGCTTCAAACTTCAGTTTAAGCATATTGTTTGGAACCATACTTGTTTTTATTTCGCAGATTATCAATTTGTTTGTAAAGAGTTCCCTTCATGTATCCCTGAATATTTACCTCTCTGCGCTGGTTCTGACAGCTGATTTCCGAATCGGGATTGCTGTTTTTCTGTTCTCGGGATTAATCGCATGGTCGAGAGTTGCATTGGGACGGCATACCTGGAATGAAGTGATATTTGGTTATTGCATCGGACTTATAATAAGTGCAACGATGCTTTACGCTGAAGGATTTATAAACCAATTAACAAAGCAATAA
- a CDS encoding GxxExxY protein: protein MEKKIDDELTYKIIGCAMKVHNTLGNGFQEVIYQRCLAIELERNNIEFAREQELPIFYEGIHVGTRRADFIVEGKVMVELKAIIKLEEIHLAQALNYLTAYQIDKGLLINFGSTSLEVKRLFRKH, encoded by the coding sequence ATGGAAAAGAAAATAGACGATGAATTGACATACAAGATCATTGGATGTGCAATGAAGGTTCACAATACGCTAGGAAATGGTTTTCAGGAAGTAATCTATCAACGTTGCCTTGCTATAGAATTGGAAAGAAACAACATTGAATTTGCACGGGAACAAGAGTTACCAATCTTTTATGAAGGTATTCATGTAGGAACAAGAAGGGCTGATTTTATTGTGGAAGGCAAAGTAATGGTTGAACTAAAAGCAATCATCAAACTCGAAGAAATTCATTTGGCACAAGCGCTGAATTACCTTACCGCTTACCAGATTGACAAAGGACTGCTAATTAATTTTGGCTCGACCAGCCTTGAAGTAAAACGATTATTCCGTAAACATTAA